Proteins co-encoded in one Salvia splendens isolate huo1 chromosome 4, SspV2, whole genome shotgun sequence genomic window:
- the LOC121799385 gene encoding probable 2-oxoglutarate-dependent dioxygenase SLC1 isoform X2 has translation MSPAIEISTGNDDSSENLYQKGVKTMYENGIEHVPSKYVLPPSERPNVSSPEAELPDLHLPVIDFAHLQGPNRRQALHSLAHACEHFGFFQLVNHGIAEEVTEKMVNVGKRFFEMPLSEREKYMTADMNAPVRYGTSFNQNRDGVFCWRDFLKLICHPLPQLLPHWPSSPIDLRESAANYAEETRALYMVIVEAIVESLGLNKREETIMKEMEDGSQLMVVNCYPPCPQPDLTVGMPPHSDYGFLTLLLQDDVEGLQILHKHRWLTVRPIPGSFVVNVGDHLEIFSNGRYKSVLHRVLVNSTNCRISVASLLSFPFTSTVRPAVALITPTNPRRYKDTDFATFLDYIKSSDSKNKNFLHTRSIVLS, from the exons ATGTCTCCAGCAATTGAAATATCGACGGGGAACGACGACTCATCGGAAAATTTGTATCAGAAAGGAGTCAAAACCATGTACGAGAACGGGATCGAGCATGTTCCTAGCAAGTACGTGCTTCCACCTTCCGAGCGTCCGAATGTATCAAGCCCTGAGGCTGAGCTTCCCGATCTTCACCTTCCCGTTATCGATTTTGCTCACTTGCAAGGCCCCAACCGCCGCCAGGCCCTTCACTCCCTCGCCCACGCCTGCGAGCACTTTGGCTTTTTTCAG CTTGTGAATCATGGAATTGCGGAGGAGGTGACGGAAAAGATGGTGAATGTCGGCAAGAGATTCTTCGAGATGCCGTTGTCGGAGAGGGAGAAGTACATGACGGCAGATATGAACGCGCCGGTGCGTTACGGCACCAGCTTCAATCAGAATCGCGACGGCGTGTTTTGCTGGAGGGACTTTCTGAAGCTAATTTGCCACCCGCTGCCCCAACTCCTCCCTCATTGGCCATCTTCCCCAATCGACTTGAG GGAGTCAGCAGCGAATTATGCGGAAGAAACAAGAGCATTGTATATGGTGATCGTGGAGGCGATTGTGGAAAGCCTAGGTCTGAACAAGAGAGAGGAGACAATTATGAAAGAGATGGAAGATGGAAGCCAACTGATGGTGGTGAACTGCTACCCGCCTTGCCCGCAACCCGATTTGACAGTCGGAATGCCACCTCACTCGGACTACGGGTTCCTCACCCTCCTACTCCAGGATGACGTGGAGGGCTTGCAGATTCTACACAAGCATCGTTGGCTCACCGTTCGTCCCATCCCCGGATCCTTCGTTGTCAACGTCGGCGACCACCTCGAG ATATTTAGCAACGGGCGGTACAAGAGCGTGTTGCATAGAGTGTTGGTGAATTCGACAAACTGCAGGATTTCAGTGGCTTCATTGCTGAGTTTCCCCTTCACCTCCACGGTGAGGCCGGCCGTGGCCCTCATTACTCCGACCAATCCTAGGCGCTATAAAGACACCGATTTTGCTACTTTCCTAGACTATATCAAATCTTCTGACTCCAAAAATAAGAATTTCCTTCACACCAGGAGCATTGTTTTAAGCTAG
- the LOC121799385 gene encoding probable 2-oxoglutarate-dependent dioxygenase SLC1 isoform X1 → MCWLTSRKISKLMSPAIEISTGNDDSSENLYQKGVKTMYENGIEHVPSKYVLPPSERPNVSSPEAELPDLHLPVIDFAHLQGPNRRQALHSLAHACEHFGFFQLVNHGIAEEVTEKMVNVGKRFFEMPLSEREKYMTADMNAPVRYGTSFNQNRDGVFCWRDFLKLICHPLPQLLPHWPSSPIDLRESAANYAEETRALYMVIVEAIVESLGLNKREETIMKEMEDGSQLMVVNCYPPCPQPDLTVGMPPHSDYGFLTLLLQDDVEGLQILHKHRWLTVRPIPGSFVVNVGDHLEIFSNGRYKSVLHRVLVNSTNCRISVASLLSFPFTSTVRPAVALITPTNPRRYKDTDFATFLDYIKSSDSKNKNFLHTRSIVLS, encoded by the exons ATGTGTTGGTTGACAAGCAGAAAAATCAGTAAATTAATGTCTCCAGCAATTGAAATATCGACGGGGAACGACGACTCATCGGAAAATTTGTATCAGAAAGGAGTCAAAACCATGTACGAGAACGGGATCGAGCATGTTCCTAGCAAGTACGTGCTTCCACCTTCCGAGCGTCCGAATGTATCAAGCCCTGAGGCTGAGCTTCCCGATCTTCACCTTCCCGTTATCGATTTTGCTCACTTGCAAGGCCCCAACCGCCGCCAGGCCCTTCACTCCCTCGCCCACGCCTGCGAGCACTTTGGCTTTTTTCAG CTTGTGAATCATGGAATTGCGGAGGAGGTGACGGAAAAGATGGTGAATGTCGGCAAGAGATTCTTCGAGATGCCGTTGTCGGAGAGGGAGAAGTACATGACGGCAGATATGAACGCGCCGGTGCGTTACGGCACCAGCTTCAATCAGAATCGCGACGGCGTGTTTTGCTGGAGGGACTTTCTGAAGCTAATTTGCCACCCGCTGCCCCAACTCCTCCCTCATTGGCCATCTTCCCCAATCGACTTGAG GGAGTCAGCAGCGAATTATGCGGAAGAAACAAGAGCATTGTATATGGTGATCGTGGAGGCGATTGTGGAAAGCCTAGGTCTGAACAAGAGAGAGGAGACAATTATGAAAGAGATGGAAGATGGAAGCCAACTGATGGTGGTGAACTGCTACCCGCCTTGCCCGCAACCCGATTTGACAGTCGGAATGCCACCTCACTCGGACTACGGGTTCCTCACCCTCCTACTCCAGGATGACGTGGAGGGCTTGCAGATTCTACACAAGCATCGTTGGCTCACCGTTCGTCCCATCCCCGGATCCTTCGTTGTCAACGTCGGCGACCACCTCGAG ATATTTAGCAACGGGCGGTACAAGAGCGTGTTGCATAGAGTGTTGGTGAATTCGACAAACTGCAGGATTTCAGTGGCTTCATTGCTGAGTTTCCCCTTCACCTCCACGGTGAGGCCGGCCGTGGCCCTCATTACTCCGACCAATCCTAGGCGCTATAAAGACACCGATTTTGCTACTTTCCTAGACTATATCAAATCTTCTGACTCCAAAAATAAGAATTTCCTTCACACCAGGAGCATTGTTTTAAGCTAG